In the genome of Lysobacter sp. 5GHs7-4, the window CGAGCGCGTCGGCAACGCCAGTACCACGGTGATCAGCGCCGATCTGGACAGCCGGATCGGCGTGATCGACGCCGCCCTGCGCGAGGACGCCCTGCCGCTGGCGCAGCGCGCCTCGCTATGGGAGCAACGCGTGCAGACGCTGCGCGACCTGGCCGGCGTCGAAAGCACCCAACGCTGGTTCGCCGCCCACGGCGAGCGTTACGACGGCGCGCTGGTGCGCGTCGACTGATCCCTCATCCCCGCTTTCCGCCTCATTCCCAAGCACATGTCACCCACAGAGGTCCGTATGTCAGCCCAGCTCCGCATCACCGCACTCGCGTTCGCGATCGCCGCGACCGTCGCCACGGTGGCGATCGCCCAGGACGAACCGGCACGCACCCGTACCGTGGTGGTCCGCGGCGACGCCGCCACCGATGCCAAGACCGACGCCGAAATGAAGGCCGCGCTCGACGAACTGCGCCAGGCCCAGCGCAGGGTCGGCGAACTGGCGCGCCTGCGCGCGGAAGGCGCGCGCGGCCAAGCCTTGGATGATCGCGGCGACGCCGAACTGGCGCGCGATACCGCCGAACTCGCGCGCCTGTCGGCGCTCGACGCGCAACGCACCTTCGTGATCAACCGCAGCGAACGCCGTCCGCTGCTCGGTGTGGTGTTGGACTCCGACCCCGAAGCCGGCGCGCGCATCGTCGCGGTCACGCCCGACAGCGCCGCGGCCAAGGCCGGCCTGCGTAGCGGCGATCGCATCCTCGCCATCGACGGGCGTACGATGCGCGCCGGAGACCAGGAAGCACGCCTGGACGCGACCCGCGCCGCGCTCGACGATTTGGACGTGAAGAAGGCGGTGGCGATCGACTACGAGCGCGACGGCCGCAAGGCCACGGTCAAGGTCACGCCGCAACTGGGCGAGCACGTGGTGATGTTCGACGGTCCCGACGGTCCGGTTTCGATGGCGGGTCGCGACGCGGTCATGCGCCGCTTCCGTATCGACGCCGCGAACGCCGATCCGCGCGCCGCCAACGAGGCGATGGCCGGCATCCGCGAACACATCCGGACCGATCTGGCACGCCTGCGCTCCCCTGCCTGCCAGGGTCGCCACGACGAGGACTGCCCGCTGCCGACCCTGGTCGAGGCGTTCCGCTGGAACGGCCTCAACCTGGCCACGGTCGATCCGGGCCTGGGCCGCTACTTCGGCGCCGAACGCGGCGTGCTGGTGCTCAGCGCCGGCGCCGATCTGGACGGGCTGGAACCCGGCGACGTGATCCGCAGCATCGACGGCAAACCGGTCGGCACGCCGCGCGAAACCATGGAAGCGCTGCGCGCGCGTCCCGACGGCAGCGAGGTGTCGGTGGCGTACCTGCGCGATCGCAAGGAAGCCAGCACCCGCATCAAAGTGCCCAAGACCGTGCGCCTGCTGCTGCCGACGCCGCCGGCGCCGCCGGCCGCACCGGCCGCGCCGCGCGCACCGGCCGTGCCACGCGCACCCGCCGCACCGCGCCCGCCGGCGGCACCCGCAGCGCCTCCCGTCGCGGCACCGGCACCGCCCGCGCCGCCGAGCCCGCCCGCACCGCCGCCCGCACCGCCCAGCCCACCCAAGCCGCCGAGCGCGCCGGTCCTGGTCTGAGCGCGATGCGCACAAACGAACGGCGCCCCTGAGGCGCCGTTCGTCGTTTCGCGCGACGACGAATCGCGTCGCGTGGCGCGGCGACTCAGCGCTTTTCCTGCGGCGCCGCCTCCACCCACTTTTCGAACACCGCATCGATCGCGCCGTCGGCGACCGGCTTGCCCTGCTCCAGCTCGCCGGCCTGCTCGAACAGCGGAATGATCATCGCCATGCCGTCGACCTTGGTCTTCAGGTGCACGCCCGGCGCCTTGCCCAGGAACGCATCCCAGCGCTGGCGCACCTTGCCCCAGTAACCGCGCGTGGCCTGCCAATAGGTATAGGCCGGCTTGAAGTCCACGTCCTTGGTCTTCTGGTAATCGTTGAAACCGAACTCGCGCGCCAGCTCGACCTGACTGCCGTCGGGCTTGCGCAGCACCTTGGTGTTGAACTGTTCGTGGGTCCAGCCGCCGGGCGTGAGGGTGTGGCGGTTGATCGCCGCGACCGCGTTGTAATCGCTGCGTTTGGTGTACTCGCGGCGCGGCAGCGGGCGCCAGCTCAGGTCGCTGGTCCAGGTGGCGACGTTGTTGCGGTACTCCCAGCGGCCGGTGCCGCAGTAGCGCGGCGCGTCGCTGACCTCGAACACGCACTGCGTCCAGGCGCCGCGATTGAGTTCGGCCGGGACCGCGCGCACCTGCCAGGTCTGGTCGGCGCTGAACTCGAAACGCGTCGGCGCCTCGAAGGTCCAGTCCTGGCGCCAGTGCTTTGTCACGTGGCCGCTCTTCTCGTCGACCAGGATGTGCTGCAGGACGATCTTGGTCGGCGTGTCCTCGACCACGATCACCGTCTCGTTGCCGCCGCTGCGCATGGCCGGCGCGCGCTCGTAGCCGGGCTGCAGCAACACGGTTTCGTCGAACGCGAAATCGACGATGTACTCGCCCTGCATGGCCAGGATCGAGGCGCGGTCGCGCGCGGTGTCGGCGGCGGCGGGGGTGAGGGCGAAGGCTGGCGCAGCCGCGCAGGAGAGCGTCAGGCCGAGGGCTAGCAGGCGGTGCTTCATGGTTGCGTTTCTCTTGTGGGTCTAGCGGATTGAAGAAGTCGGGAGCGGAATGCCCGGTCGGTGGGAGGCGAGCGACTGGGCCGCACGCGCGTGCGCTACCGCCGCGGCGCGGCGCGCCATGCAGCAGCAGGTGTCGGGCGTGGTGCGCAGCGGCGCGCGCTCGGAGGCGGCGATGCGGCGCGCGTGTTCGCGGCCCAAGGGCGACAGCGCCGCGCCGTCGGCGATCAGGATGCGGCGGCCGGCTTCGTCGCAGGTCAGCTGCAACCGCAGCGCCTGCGCGGTCCAGCCGCCTCGCAGCCAGCGCCGCACGCGACCGCGCATGCGCGCCCAGCCACCGGCGTCGTCGCGGCGCGCGGCCGCCGGCAGGTGGCCCACGGCCAAGTCCCAGGCCAGGAAATCGCTGTCGGGCAGCAGGTACAGGCGCCAGCACGCGCGTCCCTGCGCGTCGCGAAACAGCAGGCCTTCGCGCGCCACGTCAGACCCCTCGCCGAACAGCCGTTGCGCGCTGGCGCTGTTCGACCAGCCGGCCAGCGCGTCGCGCTGTCGGCTCGGGTACAGACACAGCACGGTCGCGACCGCGGCCAGCCGCTCGGGCGCGGGCAGGCCCGCGTCCGCGAGCGACAGCATCGGCGGTCGTGCAGCGCGCATGTTTACCAGTTCACCGCCAGGCTCACGCCCAGGTTGCGGCCCGAGGCGGTGTAGCGGTCCAGGGTGATGCTGCTGCCGGCCAGGGTGCTGGGCAGATCGCCGCCGTCCCAGTACTTCTTGTCGCCGAGATTGAACACGCCCAGGTTGACCGTGGCGCCCGGCGCGAAGCTGAAATGCGCCAGCAGATCCAGCACGCCGTAACCCGGCGCCGCGAACAGGCCCGGCTGCGGCAGATCGCTCTTGCGGCGCGCGAAACGGCCGGCGAGTTCGACGCCCCAGCTGTCGCGGTCGTAGGCCAGGCCCAGCGAGGCGCGCAGCGGATCGATCGAGGACAGGGCCGCGCCGGTGCTGCGATCCTCGCCCTTCGACCAGGCCGCGGCGCCGCGCAGCGACCAGCCGCTCAGCGAGGCCGACAGCGCGCCGAAGTCGACGCCGCCGCGCACTTCCACGCCGCGGATTTCCGCCTCGGACACGTTCTGCGACTGGAACACCATCAGGCCCTGCGCATTGGTGCCGATGAAGCGCTGCGACTCGATGAAGTCCTCGTAGCGGTTGTAGTAGGCCGAGGCCTCCACGTAGACCGCCTCACCCGAGTAGCGCAGGCCCAGTTCGATGCCGTCGCTGGTCTCGGGTTTGAGGTTGGGATTGGGAATCGCGGTGTAGCCGAACTGCAGGTTGGTGAAGCCCAGGTTGACGTCGTTGTAGGGCGGCGCACGGAAACCGTGCTGATAGCCGCCGAACAGCGACCAGTCCTGGGCGAAATGCCACACCGCGCCCAGCTTCGGCGAGACCGCGGTTTCCGTGAGCTGGCTCACCGCCGCGCCCGGGTTGTCACCGGCGAAGATCGGGTCCAGCTCCGGCTTGAGTTCGTAGCGGTCCACGCGCAGCGCCGGCACCAGGCGGAACGCGCCGTCGGCGAACTGCATCTCGTCCTGCACGAACAGCGCCGCGGTGGTGGTGCGGCTGACCGGGAAATCGCGCACCGGGAACACGTCCGGCGAGATGGTCTTGGTGACCACGCCGGTGGTCAGGTTGGTGGCCTGGCCGTCGCGCTTCTGGCGGATGTC includes:
- a CDS encoding PDZ domain-containing protein gives rise to the protein MSAQLRITALAFAIAATVATVAIAQDEPARTRTVVVRGDAATDAKTDAEMKAALDELRQAQRRVGELARLRAEGARGQALDDRGDAELARDTAELARLSALDAQRTFVINRSERRPLLGVVLDSDPEAGARIVAVTPDSAAAKAGLRSGDRILAIDGRTMRAGDQEARLDATRAALDDLDVKKAVAIDYERDGRKATVKVTPQLGEHVVMFDGPDGPVSMAGRDAVMRRFRIDAANADPRAANEAMAGIREHIRTDLARLRSPACQGRHDEDCPLPTLVEAFRWNGLNLATVDPGLGRYFGAERGVLVLSAGADLDGLEPGDVIRSIDGKPVGTPRETMEALRARPDGSEVSVAYLRDRKEASTRIKVPKTVRLLLPTPPAPPAAPAAPRAPAVPRAPAAPRPPAAPAAPPVAAPAPPAPPSPPAPPPAPPSPPKPPSAPVLV
- a CDS encoding DUF6607 family protein is translated as MKHRLLALGLTLSCAAAPAFALTPAAADTARDRASILAMQGEYIVDFAFDETVLLQPGYERAPAMRSGGNETVIVVEDTPTKIVLQHILVDEKSGHVTKHWRQDWTFEAPTRFEFSADQTWQVRAVPAELNRGAWTQCVFEVSDAPRYCGTGRWEYRNNVATWTSDLSWRPLPRREYTKRSDYNAVAAINRHTLTPGGWTHEQFNTKVLRKPDGSQVELAREFGFNDYQKTKDVDFKPAYTYWQATRGYWGKVRQRWDAFLGKAPGVHLKTKVDGMAMIIPLFEQAGELEQGKPVADGAIDAVFEKWVEAAPQEKR
- a CDS encoding Hemin transport protein, with the protein product MLSLADAGLPAPERLAAVATVLCLYPSRQRDALAGWSNSASAQRLFGEGSDVAREGLLFRDAQGRACWRLYLLPDSDFLAWDLAVGHLPAAARRDDAGGWARMRGRVRRWLRGGWTAQALRLQLTCDEAGRRILIADGAALSPLGREHARRIAASERAPLRTTPDTCCCMARRAAAVAHARAAQSLASHRPGIPLPTSSIR